In Thermococcus thioreducens, a genomic segment contains:
- a CDS encoding cytochrome c biogenesis protein — protein MRRALLMLVVLSLLIPLVSAGTVKYGNLSFHDVTTEKELQELVSSNEGRYFFVFYHSESCPACQYMKTSVFPTTTAEKALKGLVLVSVDVYKGRPITTLRYKVYSPVIVIQPDNAGYYRPKTPGEEISVGVPGTPTMVVFKAVNGTMVLRGVAVGALNPDGLTYFLEKATEGGNLTQATTQPSGQKPQTEDLSGNPSGKSNLGLAVLLPIFSAGIVSVFSPCVLPVIVGALSLTFARRKVEAIIAGMMASFALLGALVGSLGSYASQIQGALYIIGGVGFVVIGASFVSERVSARMERLLSFSATDRVASKRGLAYDFALGSALGATWLGCIAPYVGFAVITAALSGDTLSGVIVMGTYGLGMGLTVYLLTASKDLGEWVNKKFLSGRLSLGGRSRARWEQALGVILILLGLLMLTELTPLKLWSSLFESLSQL, from the coding sequence GTGCGCAGGGCGCTTTTAATGCTGGTAGTCCTATCGCTTCTCATACCGCTGGTCAGCGCGGGAACCGTCAAATACGGCAATTTGTCCTTTCATGACGTCACGACCGAAAAGGAGCTCCAGGAGCTGGTCTCCTCGAACGAGGGGAGGTACTTCTTCGTCTTCTACCACTCCGAGAGCTGTCCCGCCTGTCAGTACATGAAAACGAGTGTCTTCCCAACTACCACAGCTGAAAAGGCCCTTAAGGGGCTTGTACTCGTTTCGGTGGACGTTTACAAAGGCCGCCCGATAACGACGCTCCGGTATAAGGTTTACAGCCCGGTGATAGTCATCCAGCCGGACAACGCCGGCTACTACAGACCCAAAACGCCCGGAGAGGAGATAAGCGTCGGCGTCCCGGGAACGCCAACCATGGTCGTTTTCAAGGCCGTTAACGGGACTATGGTTCTGAGGGGAGTAGCGGTAGGCGCTCTGAACCCCGACGGGCTGACGTACTTCTTGGAGAAAGCCACGGAAGGGGGGAACCTCACTCAGGCCACCACTCAGCCCAGTGGACAAAAGCCCCAGACGGAGGACCTTTCAGGAAACCCCAGCGGGAAGAGCAACCTCGGCCTGGCAGTGCTCCTGCCGATATTCTCCGCCGGGATCGTCAGCGTCTTCTCACCCTGTGTTTTGCCGGTCATAGTTGGAGCGCTCTCCCTGACATTCGCCAGGAGGAAGGTTGAGGCGATAATAGCCGGAATGATGGCCTCCTTCGCCCTGCTAGGTGCTCTCGTCGGTAGCCTTGGTTCCTATGCCTCTCAGATACAGGGCGCCCTCTACATCATCGGTGGAGTCGGCTTCGTTGTCATAGGTGCGAGCTTCGTGAGCGAGAGGGTGAGCGCGAGGATGGAAAGGCTACTGAGCTTCTCGGCCACTGATAGGGTGGCCTCAAAGAGGGGCCTGGCGTATGACTTCGCACTCGGCTCGGCGTTGGGGGCGACATGGCTCGGATGCATTGCCCCCTACGTCGGCTTCGCGGTGATAACTGCCGCCCTGAGCGGGGACACGCTGAGCGGGGTTATCGTCATGGGCACCTACGGCCTCGGGATGGGTCTCACAGTTTACCTGCTGACGGCATCGAAGGACCTCGGCGAGTGGGTGAACAAAAAGTTCCTGTCCGGAAGGCTCTCCCTGGGCGGAAGGAGCAGGGCAAGGTGGGAGCAAGCTCTTGGGGTGATCCTGATACTTCTCGGCCTGCTGATGCTGACCGAGCTCACGCCTCTCAAGCTCTGGAGCTCCCTATTCGAATCGCTCTCACAGCTTTGA
- a CDS encoding DUF302 domain-containing protein: protein MYRYRRKLSLGLKEAEEKFKAKLEEKGYKVVLEFTPSDVVRAKVGVDMEPYRILWVCNPKIFYEMTKKDYEIGSFAPCPVLFYRKDGETYVAINTADDVLEIIKEPLEVVRGVIEEL from the coding sequence ATGTACAGGTACAGGAGGAAACTCAGCCTGGGCCTCAAGGAGGCCGAGGAGAAGTTTAAGGCAAAGCTGGAGGAGAAGGGCTACAAGGTTGTGCTTGAGTTTACCCCAAGTGACGTCGTCAGGGCCAAGGTCGGTGTCGATATGGAGCCCTACAGGATTCTCTGGGTCTGCAATCCAAAGATATTCTACGAGATGACCAAGAAGGACTACGAGATAGGCTCCTTTGCACCGTGCCCTGTGCTCTTCTACCGGAAGGACGGCGAGACCTACGTTGCCATAAACACCGCCGACGACGTGCTGGAGATTATCAAGGAGCCCCTTGAGGTCGTCAGGGGAGTCATAGAGGAGCTCTGA
- the msrA gene encoding peptide-methionine (S)-S-oxide reductase MsrA, with product MEGNHFNLSVAIFAGGCFWCMEEAFERLPGVVDAIAGYTGGWIENPTYELVSTGETGHREAVKVIYDPSEVSYERLLEVLWRNIDPTDPYGQFADRGEQYRTAIFYLNEGQRELAEESKRRLELSGIFDEPIATEILPAKEFYPAEKYHQGYYLAFPGYYKRYKFYSGRLGFIKSVWEKNAHFRLFPEREHYWFGWVKPSNSELRKFLTPLQYGVTQLGLTEPAFQNEYWEDHEEGIYVDVVSGEPLFSSLDKFDSGTGWPSFTKPLEEWAVVEAEHYEGFLCGKEVRSRFADSHLGHVFEEPTPTGRRYCINSASLRFIKREELERYGYVAYEELFK from the coding sequence ATGGAGGGAAACCACTTCAATTTGAGTGTTGCAATCTTTGCGGGCGGCTGCTTCTGGTGCATGGAAGAGGCCTTTGAGAGGCTTCCCGGAGTGGTTGATGCCATCGCCGGCTACACCGGTGGCTGGATCGAGAACCCGACCTACGAGCTGGTCTCAACCGGTGAAACCGGCCATCGCGAGGCAGTTAAGGTCATCTACGACCCCTCAGAGGTCTCCTACGAGAGGCTCCTCGAAGTCCTCTGGAGGAACATAGATCCGACCGATCCCTACGGCCAGTTCGCCGACAGGGGCGAGCAGTACAGAACGGCGATTTTCTACCTGAATGAGGGGCAGAGGGAGCTGGCTGAAGAATCGAAGAGAAGGCTCGAACTCTCGGGAATCTTCGATGAACCGATAGCAACGGAGATACTCCCCGCTAAAGAGTTTTATCCGGCCGAAAAATACCACCAAGGCTATTACCTGGCCTTCCCTGGGTACTACAAACGCTACAAGTTCTACTCCGGAAGGCTGGGCTTCATAAAGTCCGTCTGGGAGAAGAACGCCCATTTTCGTCTCTTTCCGGAGAGGGAACACTACTGGTTCGGCTGGGTTAAACCTTCGAATTCAGAGCTGAGGAAGTTTCTAACTCCCCTCCAGTATGGAGTAACACAGCTTGGACTGACCGAACCGGCCTTCCAGAACGAATACTGGGAGGATCACGAGGAGGGTATTTACGTAGATGTAGTTTCCGGTGAACCGCTCTTCAGCTCACTCGACAAGTTTGACTCAGGAACAGGCTGGCCGAGCTTCACCAAACCCCTTGAGGAGTGGGCGGTAGTTGAAGCCGAGCACTACGAGGGCTTCCTCTGCGGGAAAGAAGTCAGAAGCCGCTTCGCAGATTCGCATCTTGGCCACGTCTTTGAAGAACCAACACCTACGGGGAGGCGCTACTGTATAAACTCCGCCTCGCTGAGGTTCATCAAAAGGGAAGAACTAGAGAGGTACGGCTACGTTGCTTATGAGGAGCTTTTCAAATAA
- the gapN gene encoding NADP-dependent glyceraldehyde-3-phosphate dehydrogenase codes for MSLVVHHPIFKEIYRIGEDGVPEFKAFVDGRWVWGQKFRDILSPVDGSVITRISVLSREQIERAIEGVYGEGRHLIRNYPGEKRIESFLRAAELMEDAFDDFVRTLILDAGKPKGNAEGEVKATIERLRKTTFESRAILGDYIPGDWSEETLESEGIVKREPYGVVLAITPFNYPLFIPAAKVVPALLAGNAVLLKPASADPLAAILFVRALEKAGFPAKSISLLTIPGRFMDDVVADRRIRAITFTGSTEVGEHIVKIGGIKAYHLELGGKDPAIVLDDADVELTVDKIVRGVISFSGQRCDAIRLVLVQEGIYGEVRRKLVEKLREIKPANPIENENAVMGPLIDEQSARYIEEIWKDAVDKGARSLTEFRREDNYVCPVLLEVDKSILPELRAFNEDVFGPVVILVKVKDDDEAVEIANSSRFGLDAAVFSSCERRARRVARLLEVGSVFINEYPRHGIGYYPFGGVKDSGVGREGIGYSLFQLTTTKTIVHNFKGYGVWEYM; via the coding sequence ATGTCCCTTGTTGTTCATCATCCAATTTTTAAAGAGATATATCGGATCGGCGAGGATGGAGTGCCGGAGTTCAAGGCGTTCGTAGATGGCCGGTGGGTCTGGGGCCAGAAATTCAGGGACATCCTCAGTCCAGTGGATGGGAGTGTTATAACAAGGATCAGCGTTCTTTCAAGGGAGCAGATCGAGAGAGCAATTGAAGGCGTTTATGGAGAAGGTAGGCACCTCATTAGAAACTATCCCGGAGAAAAAAGGATAGAGAGCTTCCTAAGGGCAGCAGAACTTATGGAAGATGCGTTTGATGACTTTGTAAGAACCCTTATACTCGATGCTGGGAAGCCCAAGGGAAACGCCGAGGGAGAAGTGAAGGCAACCATCGAACGGCTTAGGAAGACGACCTTTGAATCTAGAGCAATCCTGGGAGACTACATCCCCGGGGACTGGAGCGAAGAAACCCTGGAGAGCGAGGGGATAGTAAAACGGGAACCATACGGTGTTGTGCTCGCCATAACCCCCTTTAACTACCCGCTCTTCATACCCGCTGCGAAGGTCGTTCCGGCACTGCTTGCGGGGAATGCAGTTCTGTTAAAGCCGGCCTCCGCCGACCCACTGGCAGCGATTCTCTTTGTCAGAGCTCTCGAAAAGGCTGGATTTCCCGCAAAAAGCATATCACTCCTGACCATACCTGGAAGGTTCATGGACGATGTCGTTGCTGACAGAAGGATACGGGCTATAACCTTCACGGGCAGCACGGAGGTTGGGGAGCACATTGTAAAAATCGGTGGAATAAAAGCCTATCACTTAGAGCTCGGAGGAAAGGACCCTGCAATAGTCCTCGACGATGCTGACGTTGAGCTGACGGTCGATAAAATAGTCAGAGGGGTGATCAGCTTCTCGGGACAAAGGTGTGATGCCATAAGGCTTGTCCTGGTCCAGGAGGGCATCTACGGTGAGGTCAGGAGAAAGCTCGTGGAAAAGCTCAGGGAGATCAAACCAGCAAACCCCATCGAAAACGAAAATGCCGTGATGGGGCCGTTGATTGATGAACAGTCCGCCCGCTATATTGAGGAAATATGGAAGGATGCAGTGGACAAAGGGGCCAGATCCCTCACTGAGTTCAGAAGAGAAGACAACTACGTGTGCCCCGTGTTACTTGAAGTTGACAAAAGTATCCTGCCAGAACTACGAGCGTTCAACGAAGACGTGTTTGGACCTGTGGTGATACTCGTAAAGGTAAAGGACGATGATGAAGCCGTGGAGATAGCAAACTCCTCAAGATTTGGACTCGATGCCGCTGTCTTTTCATCCTGTGAAAGAAGGGCCAGAAGGGTTGCAAGGCTGCTTGAAGTTGGGAGTGTGTTCATAAACGAGTACCCGAGACACGGAATAGGGTATTACCCCTTCGGAGGGGTAAAGGACAGCGGCGTTGGGAGGGAAGGAATAGGCTATTCTTTATTCCAGCTGACCACTACCAAGACTATCGTCCACAACTTCAAGGGATACGGGGTCTGGGAGTATATGTGA
- a CDS encoding 2-oxoacid:acceptor oxidoreductase subunit alpha, which translates to MTEFKEDVSIVLGGAAGQGIQTVEGILTYALKRSGYHVYANKEYMSRVRGGINTTEIRVSSRRVRAFVKRIDILVPFKQGVLSWVSDRLSKETVVLGERENVEEEFLGRVNLVEVPLTKLALETGSQLYINTTAAGLIVGLFHGDFGAVEEYIRKRFGSKGENVVNKNIEAAKKGYELGVKLCEEGTIRVEVGRDEKVREEILLSGTEAVGIGALAGGMNFLSFYPMSPSTGVSTFAAQKAEEFGIIVEQVEDEISAINMALGAWFAGARAMVSTSGGGFALMSEALSLAGMAENPIVIHLAQRPGPATGLPTRTMQGDLNLVLYAGHGDFPRIILAPGSMEEAFYLTAEAFNLADKYQVPVIILTDQYFVDTYYNLPRPDLGRVRFEKYIVEAKPGYRRYELTEDGISPRAVPGYGEEVVIANGNEHDEWGDITEEAELTREMQEKRAIRKLETIRKNAPLPRLIGSENARYLVVSWGSTLHAVEEAIEKLGRDDVAFLHFSWVYPLNPETKRFFEGKTVIVVENNVTGQFADLLKKELGVDVHHRVLKYDGRPFSVEEVFDALKGVVE; encoded by the coding sequence ATGACCGAGTTTAAAGAGGACGTTTCTATAGTTCTCGGTGGAGCGGCCGGGCAGGGAATTCAGACCGTCGAGGGGATTCTGACCTACGCCCTAAAGCGCTCCGGCTACCACGTCTATGCAAACAAGGAGTACATGTCCCGCGTGAGGGGCGGGATAAACACCACCGAGATACGCGTTTCTTCCAGACGCGTCAGGGCCTTCGTGAAGAGAATAGACATCCTCGTTCCCTTCAAACAGGGTGTTCTGAGCTGGGTCTCCGACAGGCTCTCCAAGGAGACCGTCGTCCTCGGAGAGAGGGAGAACGTCGAGGAAGAGTTCCTTGGAAGGGTAAACCTCGTGGAAGTGCCCCTCACGAAGCTCGCCCTCGAAACGGGAAGCCAGCTCTACATCAACACGACCGCAGCAGGCCTGATAGTCGGCCTCTTCCACGGCGACTTTGGGGCGGTCGAGGAGTACATAAGGAAGCGCTTCGGGAGCAAGGGTGAGAACGTCGTGAACAAGAACATCGAAGCCGCTAAAAAAGGCTACGAGCTGGGCGTTAAGCTCTGCGAGGAAGGGACGATAAGGGTCGAAGTCGGGAGAGACGAGAAGGTCAGGGAAGAAATCCTGCTCAGCGGGACCGAAGCTGTAGGGATAGGTGCCCTCGCCGGAGGCATGAACTTCCTCAGCTTCTACCCTATGAGCCCCTCAACTGGCGTCTCGACCTTCGCTGCACAGAAGGCGGAAGAGTTCGGGATAATAGTCGAGCAGGTCGAGGACGAGATTTCGGCGATAAACATGGCCCTCGGAGCGTGGTTCGCGGGAGCGAGGGCGATGGTGAGCACCTCCGGCGGCGGCTTCGCCCTGATGAGCGAGGCTTTGAGCCTCGCCGGAATGGCGGAGAACCCGATAGTCATACACCTCGCCCAGAGGCCCGGGCCTGCAACGGGCCTGCCGACGAGGACAATGCAGGGCGACCTAAACCTCGTCCTCTACGCGGGCCACGGCGACTTTCCGAGGATAATCCTCGCACCTGGAAGCATGGAGGAGGCGTTCTACCTAACTGCTGAGGCCTTCAATTTAGCTGACAAATACCAGGTTCCTGTAATAATCCTCACTGACCAGTACTTCGTGGACACCTACTACAACCTGCCCAGGCCGGACTTAGGCAGGGTGAGGTTCGAGAAGTATATCGTCGAGGCAAAGCCAGGCTATAGGAGGTACGAGCTGACCGAGGACGGGATCTCGCCGAGGGCCGTCCCGGGCTACGGCGAGGAAGTAGTCATAGCCAACGGCAACGAGCACGACGAGTGGGGCGACATAACAGAGGAGGCGGAGCTTACGAGGGAGATGCAGGAGAAGAGGGCCATCAGAAAGCTCGAAACGATAAGGAAGAACGCACCCCTGCCGAGGCTAATCGGGAGCGAAAACGCCAGGTACCTCGTGGTTTCATGGGGCTCAACGCTCCACGCCGTTGAGGAAGCCATCGAGAAACTCGGAAGGGACGATGTAGCGTTCCTCCACTTCAGCTGGGTCTACCCGCTCAACCCGGAGACAAAGCGGTTCTTCGAGGGCAAAACGGTAATCGTCGTCGAGAACAACGTCACCGGCCAGTTCGCAGACCTTCTGAAAAAAGAACTCGGCGTCGATGTTCATCACAGGGTTCTCAAGTACGACGGGAGGCCGTTTTCGGTGGAAGAGGTTTTTGATGCCCTGAAGGGGGTGGTAGAATGA
- a CDS encoding thiamine pyrophosphate-dependent enzyme — translation MNLPTGREAFEPRRPTSKDVAWCPGCGNFGIRNILISALAELGLKPSEVAIISGIGQAAKMPHYINANGYHTLHGRAIPIATGVKAASPELTVIAEGGDGDMYAEGGNHLLHAIRRNPDITVLIHDNQIYGLTKGQASPTTMVGMKTPTQPWGVFEEPFNPIALAIAMNASFVARTFMGYFRESVEIIKKAIQHKGLAIVDILHPCVSFNKVNTYAWYREHTYWMDDHDPHDREAAFKRALEEDPLPLGIFYVNEKPTFEESVPAYRVDKRPLWQREPKLDLVEKFFEDKKA, via the coding sequence ATGAACCTTCCAACCGGCAGGGAGGCCTTTGAGCCCAGGAGGCCGACCAGCAAGGACGTCGCCTGGTGCCCTGGGTGTGGAAACTTCGGCATAAGGAACATCCTCATCTCAGCCTTAGCCGAGCTTGGCCTGAAGCCGAGCGAAGTGGCGATAATCAGCGGGATAGGACAGGCCGCAAAGATGCCCCACTACATCAACGCAAACGGCTACCACACACTCCACGGAAGGGCAATACCGATAGCTACAGGCGTAAAGGCGGCAAGCCCCGAGCTGACGGTCATAGCGGAAGGTGGAGACGGCGACATGTACGCCGAAGGCGGCAACCACCTGCTCCACGCGATAAGGCGCAACCCTGACATAACCGTCCTCATCCACGACAACCAGATATACGGCCTCACGAAGGGGCAGGCGTCGCCGACGACGATGGTCGGAATGAAGACGCCGACCCAGCCCTGGGGAGTCTTTGAGGAGCCTTTCAACCCAATCGCGTTGGCCATAGCCATGAACGCCTCCTTTGTCGCCAGAACCTTCATGGGCTACTTCAGGGAGAGCGTGGAGATAATCAAGAAAGCCATCCAGCACAAAGGTCTCGCGATAGTTGACATCCTCCACCCGTGCGTCAGCTTCAACAAGGTGAACACCTACGCCTGGTACAGGGAGCACACCTACTGGATGGACGATCACGATCCGCACGACAGGGAGGCGGCATTCAAGAGGGCCCTGGAGGAGGATCCGCTCCCGCTGGGAATCTTCTACGTCAACGAGAAGCCGACCTTTGAGGAGAGCGTTCCGGCTTACAGGGTGGACAAGAGACCGCTATGGCAGAGGGAACCAAAGCTCGACCTCGTTGAGAAGTTCTTCGAGGACAAGAAGGCCTGA
- a CDS encoding peroxiredoxin, which translates to MKIGEYAPDFVLKDQNGEEFRLGDFRGKKVLLSFHPLAWTGICEKQMKALEENHERFESLNVVPVGISVDPVPSKKAWAEHIGLKKLRILSDFWPHGAVAKLYGLFREKEGFSERANVLIDEEGKVAFFKVYPIKEVPDLDEIFKLLEGD; encoded by the coding sequence ATGAAGATTGGAGAATATGCCCCGGATTTCGTTCTGAAAGACCAGAACGGTGAGGAATTCAGGCTGGGCGATTTCAGGGGAAAGAAAGTTCTGCTGTCCTTCCACCCGCTGGCGTGGACTGGGATATGCGAGAAACAGATGAAGGCCCTGGAGGAGAACCACGAGCGCTTTGAGAGCCTGAACGTCGTCCCCGTCGGGATAAGCGTTGACCCTGTGCCGAGCAAGAAGGCCTGGGCCGAGCACATCGGCCTTAAAAAGCTCAGGATTCTGAGTGATTTCTGGCCGCACGGAGCTGTTGCGAAGCTCTACGGCCTGTTCCGCGAAAAGGAGGGCTTCTCAGAGAGGGCAAACGTCCTCATAGACGAAGAAGGAAAGGTTGCGTTCTTCAAGGTCTACCCTATAAAGGAAGTGCCCGACCTGGATGAGATATTCAAGCTTTTGGAGGGAGACTGA
- a CDS encoding FprA family A-type flavoprotein, whose translation MPEIWVEKILDEPELYILRIDDERIKYFEATWDIPEGITYNAYLMKTGDAVVLFDAWKKDYTEEFLETLRKLVDPKEITHIIIHHTEPDHSGAIPAVLEANGYRAQLIGTTFAKRFMEGFYGEKVVENFYTIKDGEERNIGGKTFRFITVPWLHWPDTMITYVVEDKLIFSCDAGGGYGIPEAIDDSDEEVVKRYLPHVTKYIVTVIGHYHKYIVQNIKKLKSLGIVEEARMILPGHGLIWRKNPMRIFEHYERVGAGIPEKDKILVIYDSMYGFVERRMEVVIDELRKHGKKPVVYRFTDKEAPAVSDILGEVPDSEAIIIGASTYEAEIHPRIRYTLYEILDKANYEKPVLIVGAFGWAGVAGKKIETLITRSKFDLVDVVESRGMPRSEDEEKLREGVRKLVAWAG comes from the coding sequence ATGCCCGAGATATGGGTCGAAAAGATACTCGATGAACCCGAACTCTACATTCTGAGGATTGACGATGAGAGGATAAAGTACTTTGAGGCCACCTGGGACATCCCCGAGGGGATAACCTACAACGCTTACCTCATGAAGACAGGCGATGCGGTTGTTCTCTTCGACGCCTGGAAGAAGGACTACACCGAAGAGTTCCTTGAGACCCTGCGGAAGCTCGTTGATCCGAAGGAGATAACCCACATTATAATCCACCACACGGAGCCCGACCACAGCGGGGCAATTCCAGCGGTTCTTGAGGCCAACGGCTACAGGGCTCAGCTCATAGGAACGACCTTTGCCAAGCGCTTTATGGAAGGCTTCTACGGTGAAAAAGTGGTGGAGAACTTCTACACCATAAAGGACGGCGAGGAAAGGAACATAGGTGGAAAGACCTTCCGCTTCATAACCGTTCCCTGGCTACACTGGCCGGATACAATGATAACCTATGTGGTCGAGGATAAGCTCATATTCAGCTGCGACGCCGGGGGCGGCTACGGAATTCCGGAGGCAATAGACGACAGCGATGAGGAGGTCGTGAAGAGGTACCTGCCCCACGTGACCAAGTACATAGTCACCGTCATAGGCCACTACCACAAGTACATCGTCCAGAACATCAAGAAGCTCAAAAGCCTTGGAATAGTTGAAGAGGCCAGGATGATACTCCCGGGGCACGGCTTAATCTGGCGTAAGAATCCGATGAGGATATTCGAGCACTATGAGCGCGTTGGGGCCGGAATTCCTGAGAAAGACAAGATTCTGGTAATCTACGACTCCATGTACGGATTCGTTGAGAGGAGAATGGAGGTCGTCATAGACGAGCTCAGGAAGCACGGGAAGAAGCCCGTCGTCTACAGGTTCACCGACAAGGAAGCTCCAGCTGTAAGCGACATTCTCGGGGAAGTCCCTGACAGCGAGGCAATAATCATCGGTGCCTCTACCTACGAGGCCGAGATACACCCGAGGATACGTTACACCCTCTATGAGATACTGGACAAGGCCAACTACGAGAAGCCCGTGCTTATCGTTGGGGCCTTTGGATGGGCCGGCGTTGCTGGCAAGAAGATAGAGACCCTGATAACGAGGAGCAAGTTCGACCTCGTCGATGTAGTTGAGAGCCGCGGCATGCCGAGGTCAGAGGACGAGGAAAAACTCAGAGAGGGCGTCAGAAAACTCGTGGCCTGGGCAGGCTGA
- a CDS encoding ferritin-like domain-containing protein — MEDIFEKLAGLSPREILGYALASEQEAKEFYEHLASKSGALLGEFFKDLAKAEENHKRILLKLYEELFGDTEYPVPEGIPLAETSVKVDTVANLIEAMRVALENEKNAERIYSHLAETLPEHGGIFKFLAAQERAHYAAIRSHTEYLEDVTQGQQEYVNAPIEFFGAQLELYLGPRTRR; from the coding sequence ATGGAGGACATTTTTGAAAAACTTGCTGGGCTGTCGCCCAGAGAAATACTGGGCTACGCCCTGGCCTCTGAACAGGAGGCAAAGGAGTTCTATGAGCACCTCGCGTCAAAGAGCGGGGCGCTCCTTGGAGAGTTTTTTAAGGACCTCGCCAAGGCCGAGGAGAACCACAAGAGAATACTCCTCAAGCTGTACGAGGAGCTCTTTGGAGACACGGAATACCCCGTCCCCGAGGGCATACCCCTTGCCGAGACGTCTGTAAAGGTAGATACCGTCGCGAACCTCATAGAGGCCATGAGGGTTGCCCTGGAGAACGAGAAAAACGCAGAGAGGATATACTCGCACCTCGCCGAAACGCTCCCCGAACATGGGGGCATATTCAAGTTCCTGGCGGCCCAGGAAAGGGCGCACTACGCAGCGATAAGGAGCCATACAGAGTACCTTGAGGACGTGACGCAGGGACAGCAGGAGTACGTGAACGCACCGATAGAATTCTTCGGTGCCCAGCTGGAGCTCTACCTGGGACCACGCACCAGGCGGTGA
- a CDS encoding NAD(P)/FAD-dependent oxidoreductase, with product MRVVIVGNGPGGIELAKNLSREFDVTIVERENLPHYSRPMLSHYIAGFLPEEKLFPYSLDWYEKNGINLLLGAEAKLIDRLRKVLVTDKGEVPYDALVIAAGARAREPSIPGREHILTLRTLEDAKLIKERLEDEGEVTILGGGFIALELAGNLAKAGYTVRVVHRGEALLGLDRELSERIREELEGAGVEFHLKSQAISADEDGLNTETGYIPGKLKVCAFGIVPNRELAVKSGIHAGRGILVDDHLRTSARDVYAIGDCAELGGIIGGTAKTAVEQAKVLARILAGEEASYVPFRSAFFKFADFSVAVIGQIRGRGEWLDEKARVFYDGERAIGAVVLGDLRKALRLEKIIREGLPLD from the coding sequence GTGAGGGTCGTTATAGTCGGCAACGGGCCGGGGGGCATTGAGCTCGCCAAGAACCTGAGCAGAGAATTCGACGTGACCATAGTCGAGAGGGAAAACCTGCCCCACTACTCCAGGCCCATGCTGAGCCACTACATAGCAGGCTTTCTGCCGGAGGAAAAGCTCTTCCCATATTCCCTGGACTGGTACGAGAAGAATGGGATAAACCTGCTCCTTGGAGCTGAGGCAAAGCTGATCGACAGGCTCAGGAAGGTTCTCGTAACCGATAAGGGCGAGGTGCCCTACGACGCCCTCGTCATAGCGGCCGGGGCGAGGGCCAGAGAACCCTCGATTCCAGGAAGGGAGCACATCCTAACACTTAGGACCCTCGAAGATGCAAAGCTGATAAAAGAGCGCCTTGAGGACGAGGGCGAGGTGACGATCCTCGGCGGTGGCTTCATAGCGCTTGAACTGGCGGGAAACCTCGCCAAAGCCGGGTACACCGTCAGGGTGGTCCACCGGGGGGAGGCCCTTCTCGGCCTGGACCGTGAGCTGAGCGAACGCATCAGGGAGGAGCTTGAAGGGGCTGGGGTCGAGTTCCATCTGAAGTCGCAGGCCATAAGCGCCGACGAAGACGGCCTGAACACCGAAACGGGGTACATTCCGGGGAAGCTGAAGGTCTGCGCCTTCGGAATAGTGCCGAACAGGGAGCTGGCAGTTAAAAGCGGCATCCACGCCGGCAGGGGAATACTGGTCGACGATCACCTCAGAACCTCCGCGAGAGACGTCTACGCCATAGGGGACTGCGCTGAACTGGGAGGGATCATCGGAGGAACCGCCAAAACGGCGGTGGAACAGGCGAAGGTTCTCGCAAGAATACTGGCCGGGGAGGAAGCCAGCTACGTCCCATTCAGGTCGGCGTTCTTCAAGTTCGCGGACTTCAGCGTTGCAGTTATTGGACAGATCAGGGGGCGGGGTGAATGGCTCGATGAAAAGGCCAGGGTCTTTTACGATGGAGAGAGGGCCATCGGAGCCGTCGTCCTCGGTGACCTCAGGAAAGCCTTAAGGCTCGAAAAAATTATCAGAGAAGGACTACCTCTTGACTGA
- a CDS encoding rubrerythrin family protein, giving the protein MAVKRKMTRKFLEDAFAGESMAHMRYLIFAEQAEKEGFPNIAKLFRAIAHAEFVHAKNHFIALEHLGKTPENLQAGIDGETYEVEEMYPVFKNTAEFQGEKDAVRTTHYALEAEKIHAELYAKAKELAENGKDIEIKKVYICPVCGYTAVDEAPEYCPICGAPRDKFVVFE; this is encoded by the coding sequence ATGGCAGTGAAAAGGAAAATGACCCGGAAGTTTCTGGAGGATGCCTTTGCCGGCGAAAGCATGGCACACATGAGGTACCTGATTTTTGCCGAGCAGGCCGAGAAGGAGGGATTCCCCAACATAGCCAAGCTCTTCAGGGCCATCGCCCACGCTGAGTTTGTCCACGCTAAAAACCATTTCATAGCCCTTGAGCACCTGGGCAAGACCCCGGAGAACCTGCAGGCGGGTATAGACGGTGAGACCTATGAGGTCGAGGAGATGTACCCGGTCTTCAAGAACACCGCCGAGTTCCAGGGCGAGAAGGACGCGGTGAGGACGACCCACTACGCCCTTGAGGCAGAAAAGATACACGCCGAGCTTTACGCCAAGGCCAAGGAGCTCGCAGAGAACGGAAAGGACATCGAGATAAAGAAGGTCTACATCTGTCCAGTGTGTGGATACACCGCCGTTGATGAGGCCCCCGAGTACTGCCCGATCTGTGGGGCCCCGAGAGACAAGTTCGTGGTCTTTGAGTGA